A section of the Oncorhynchus gorbuscha isolate QuinsamMale2020 ecotype Even-year linkage group LG06, OgorEven_v1.0, whole genome shotgun sequence genome encodes:
- the LOC124038205 gene encoding myozenin-1-like isoform X2, translating into MPHGRPAPPNKRKKPSKIITDLSHVTQDEFEPEASEFDLGMKIKTPKDTMLEELNLFTNKGSKMFKMRQKRVEKFIYENNPDLFGSESMENFQKLVPSLGGTMMLDASGQMVDKQSGPPAPPPKPGKDGHGHGSHGVEVALDKAKKRHDYVPSYISPWEKAMKGNQELTSSMRYHMPGPHAHLDLPKYKSFNRSATPFGGFDKASQLMTFQLPDTHEVAHEEPEPAVVYQHDIGARPSFNRTPIGWVGSSEPSSIHMELDALPFDGETDDL; encoded by the exons ATGCCTCATGGAAGACCTGCCCCACCTAACAAGAGGAAAAAGCCCTCTAAGATCATCACTGACCTGTCACACGTCACTCAAGATG AGTTTGAGCCTGAGGCGTCAGAGTTTGACCTGGGGATGAAGATCAAGACTCCCAAGGACACCATGCTGGAGGAGCTGAACCTCTTCACCAACAAGGGCTCCAAGATGTTCAAGATGAGGCAGAAACGTGTGGAGAAGTTCATATATGAGAACAACCCTGACCTCTTCGGCAGTGAGTCTATG GAGAACTTCCAGAAGTTGGTCCCCAGCCTGGGTGGTACAATGATGTTGGATGCTAGTGGCCAAATGGTGGACAAGCAATCAGGCCCTCCTGCACCCCCTCCCAAACCAGGCAAAGATGGGCATGGTCATG GTAGTCATGGAGTAGAGGTTGCCTTAGACAAAGCCAAGAAAAGGCATGATTATGTTCCCTCATACATATCACCGTGGGAAAAGGCCATGAAGGGCAACCAGGAGCTGACATCCAGCATGAGATATCATATGCCAGGCCCCCATGCCCACCTTGATTTGCCCAAGTACAAGTCTTTCAACAG GAGTGCTACACCATTTGGGGGCTTTGATAAGGCCTCTCAGCTCATGACCTTCCAACTGCCAGACACCCATGAGGTGGCCCATGAGGAGCCTGAACCAGCTGTGGTATACCAGCATGACATTGGCGCTCGACCCTCCTTCAACCGCACTCCTATAGGCTGGGTGGGAAGCAGTGAGCCCAGCAGCATCCACATGGAGTTGGATGCCCTGCCCTTCGATGGGGAGACTGACGACCTGTGA
- the LOC124038205 gene encoding myozenin-1-like isoform X1, translating into MPHGRPAPPNKRKKPSKIITDLSHVTQDEFEPEASEFDLGMKIKTPKDTMLEELNLFTNKGSKMFKMRQKRVEKFIYENNPDLFGSESMENFQKLVPSLGGTMMLDASGQMVDKQSGPPAPPPKPGKDGHGHGNEHGHDHEHGHEHGNEHGRHGYQGHVHHDDVAPGEHGHGSHGVEVALDKAKKRHDYVPSYISPWEKAMKGNQELTSSMRYHMPGPHAHLDLPKYKSFNRSATPFGGFDKASQLMTFQLPDTHEVAHEEPEPAVVYQHDIGARPSFNRTPIGWVGSSEPSSIHMELDALPFDGETDDL; encoded by the exons ATGCCTCATGGAAGACCTGCCCCACCTAACAAGAGGAAAAAGCCCTCTAAGATCATCACTGACCTGTCACACGTCACTCAAGATG AGTTTGAGCCTGAGGCGTCAGAGTTTGACCTGGGGATGAAGATCAAGACTCCCAAGGACACCATGCTGGAGGAGCTGAACCTCTTCACCAACAAGGGCTCCAAGATGTTCAAGATGAGGCAGAAACGTGTGGAGAAGTTCATATATGAGAACAACCCTGACCTCTTCGGCAGTGAGTCTATG GAGAACTTCCAGAAGTTGGTCCCCAGCCTGGGTGGTACAATGATGTTGGATGCTAGTGGCCAAATGGTGGACAAGCAATCAGGCCCTCCTGCACCCCCTCCCAAACCAGGCAAAGATGGGCATGGTCATGGTAATGAACATGGTCATGATCATGAGCATGGACATGAGCATGGTAATGAGCATGGGCGCCATGGATACCAGGGACATGTACATCATGATGATGTTGCTCCAGGAGAACATGGTCATG GTAGTCATGGAGTAGAGGTTGCCTTAGACAAAGCCAAGAAAAGGCATGATTATGTTCCCTCATACATATCACCGTGGGAAAAGGCCATGAAGGGCAACCAGGAGCTGACATCCAGCATGAGATATCATATGCCAGGCCCCCATGCCCACCTTGATTTGCCCAAGTACAAGTCTTTCAACAG GAGTGCTACACCATTTGGGGGCTTTGATAAGGCCTCTCAGCTCATGACCTTCCAACTGCCAGACACCCATGAGGTGGCCCATGAGGAGCCTGAACCAGCTGTGGTATACCAGCATGACATTGGCGCTCGACCCTCCTTCAACCGCACTCCTATAGGCTGGGTGGGAAGCAGTGAGCCCAGCAGCATCCACATGGAGTTGGATGCCCTGCCCTTCGATGGGGAGACTGACGACCTGTGA
- the LOC124038205 gene encoding myozenin-1-like isoform X3: MPHGRPAPPNKRKKPSKIITDLSHVTQDEFEPEASEFDLGMKIKTPKDTMLEELNLFTNKGSKMFKMRQKRVEKFIYENNPDLFGSESMENFQKLVPSLGGTMMLDASGQMVDKQSGPPAPPPKPGSHGVEVALDKAKKRHDYVPSYISPWEKAMKGNQELTSSMRYHMPGPHAHLDLPKYKSFNRSATPFGGFDKASQLMTFQLPDTHEVAHEEPEPAVVYQHDIGARPSFNRTPIGWVGSSEPSSIHMELDALPFDGETDDL, encoded by the exons ATGCCTCATGGAAGACCTGCCCCACCTAACAAGAGGAAAAAGCCCTCTAAGATCATCACTGACCTGTCACACGTCACTCAAGATG AGTTTGAGCCTGAGGCGTCAGAGTTTGACCTGGGGATGAAGATCAAGACTCCCAAGGACACCATGCTGGAGGAGCTGAACCTCTTCACCAACAAGGGCTCCAAGATGTTCAAGATGAGGCAGAAACGTGTGGAGAAGTTCATATATGAGAACAACCCTGACCTCTTCGGCAGTGAGTCTATG GAGAACTTCCAGAAGTTGGTCCCCAGCCTGGGTGGTACAATGATGTTGGATGCTAGTGGCCAAATGGTGGACAAGCAATCAGGCCCTCCTGCACCCCCTCCCAAACCAG GTAGTCATGGAGTAGAGGTTGCCTTAGACAAAGCCAAGAAAAGGCATGATTATGTTCCCTCATACATATCACCGTGGGAAAAGGCCATGAAGGGCAACCAGGAGCTGACATCCAGCATGAGATATCATATGCCAGGCCCCCATGCCCACCTTGATTTGCCCAAGTACAAGTCTTTCAACAG GAGTGCTACACCATTTGGGGGCTTTGATAAGGCCTCTCAGCTCATGACCTTCCAACTGCCAGACACCCATGAGGTGGCCCATGAGGAGCCTGAACCAGCTGTGGTATACCAGCATGACATTGGCGCTCGACCCTCCTTCAACCGCACTCCTATAGGCTGGGTGGGAAGCAGTGAGCCCAGCAGCATCCACATGGAGTTGGATGCCCTGCCCTTCGATGGGGAGACTGACGACCTGTGA